The DNA sequence GAAATTCTTGTTTATCCTTAAAGTTAGGAACAACAAGAGGAAAATCagttgaaattcttgaaataatATCATTTGTGTGGGGAAATTTATCCCACCATTTGACAAAATAATGGCGAAGTAGGAGGTCATCTTTTTTGGTATATTGCCAGTTTAAGTTTGCTTCTAAATTTGAACGCGATACTGCTAGAAGATCTGTGCTTTTGCTTtctgcaaaaagaaaacacttagattttcttaaacaagaaatcaagttcaaatgTGTTTCTGATAATTTGCATAATTCCTTGCTTAGatcaaaaattgaagattttcaaaaaactttgattTATGAAGTCTGCTCGGAACTTCCTAATGCTTTCTGGCATAGGAAGAAACATGTTGTTTCTTTACCTTATGTTAAAAATTTCTCTGAAAACTTAATTCCAACCAAAGTAAgacctattcaaatgaatagagaAACTTTGGAGTTTTGCAAAAATGAGATCTAGGATCTTCTTACTAAGAATATCATCAGGCATAGTAAGTCACCCTGGTCGTGTGCtgctttttattttcagaaaaataCTGAGATTGAGCGAGGTACACCCTGTTTAGTCATAAATTACAAACCATTGAACAAGGTGTTAGAATGGATTCGGTATCCCATCCCTAACAAGAATGACGTGGTTCATAGGTTAAGTGATGCAGTTATTTTCTCCAAGTTTGACCTTAAGTCCGGATTTTGGCAGATCCAAATTAGAGAGTCAGACAGGTACAAGACTGCTTTCACTACTCCATTCGGTCACTATGAGTGGAACGTCATGCCATTTGGGTTGAAGAACGCTCCTAGTGAattccaaaatattatgaatgatatcTTTTTATCATTCATTAATTTCACCATCGTCTACATAGATGATGTTCTTGTATTCTCCGAATCTACTGATGAGAACTGGAAACatcttaaaatatttcttgagatcatcaaaagaaatggacttGTTGTTTCTGCAAAAAAGATTAAACTATTTCAAACCAAGATCAGATTCCTTAGTTATGACATCTTTAAAGGCAAAATCAGGCCCATCCAGAGAGCCATtgaatttgctgacaaatttcctGATGTCATCCTTGACAAAAACCAATTTCAAAGATTTCTTGGttttttgaattatatttcatatttctACAAGGACATGAGAAAACAATGTCGCCCTCTCTTTGCGAGATTGCGTTCCAATCCTTCTCCGTGGACTGATGTTCACACCAATGTTGTTAAACAAATCAAGACACATGTCAAAACTCTTCCATGTCTTGGAATTCCTACTTCAAATAGCTTCAAGATTGTCGAGACTAACGCCTCAGACACAGGCTATGGCGGCATCCTAAAACAAGTTGTTTCACCAGGTTCCTCTGAACAGATTGTTCGATTCCACTCCAGAACTTGGAACCATGCACAGtataattatagtactattaagaaagaaattttatctgtagtactatgtatttctaaatttcagAGTGATTTACTTAATCAACATTTTCTTTGACGCATTGATTGCAAAACTGCTAAAACTGTTTTAgaacaagatgttaaaaacattgcatcaaaATAGATTTTTGCACGATGACAAactattttaagtgtttttgattatgaTATTGAATTCATCAAAGGTTCTGATAATTCTATCCCTGATTTTCTTACCCGTGAATTTCTGCAGAaaacatgagtaagaagaagaaaccagTTCCACCGGTTACTTCAGCACCACCCACAACTATTTATCCGATGCTTATGCCTCCAGCATCTGCATTTACTTTGGCTTCCTCCTCACTGGAGATAGCCAACAGATTCACCAGTTTAGGACAAGTTCTTAGACCGATTTCCCCTAGTTCATTTGCTTCTACCTTAGCTATGCCATATGACCCGTATGCAAACCTTTTGGCCTCGGCAGCACCCAGATTTCCCTCTGCCAATAAGGCAGAATATTTCAAAAAGGCTTGGTTTGAGAATCTGTTTTACATTGAGAAATCGGTAAAAACAGATCCCTTCCAGATTACTCAAGATTATTTCCCTCGAGGTTTTCATTGGATCCCAGATGATCTAAAAAAGAACCTCTCATTTTACCTCGGAATCTTGGTTAACACCGGTTCCATTTTTATTAAACCAATTCATTGTAAAATTAATCCCTCCAGGATCGTCTTTCACAATTGCTTCATTATTTCTGTTATGACGAAAGAAGAATGGGAAACCCACCCTTTACTTTCAAGACTGTTAAGGGTGAAAGCGGAATCTTTACTCATTTTACACAATTtcttcattatatataaaaattatatataatagaaaaaattaaaaaatatatataaaccagtctggtccggttttagaaaaagaaaaattagaaccaGACCAATTTTGaccgattttaagaaaaataaaaccgataTCTGACCGAACCAAACTCGGGACCAGACCAATCCCAACGATTTGGTTCAGTCCGATCCAGTTTACCGATTTTTTTAACCCCTAATCTCACTTGATAATCCCAACTACCACTCTCTAGAATGGTAGATAATGGATCAAAACAGATGACTGTGAACATTACTTACATTTAGCCGCTAGAGAGAGAACCTCTAACATCTCTCTAGAAACCCAGTAAAACTAGTAACGAGTTCGGGGGCAGGGGGGATGGGGGCTTCGGCTCCATCCTCCCTTCCTTCCCccctcctttttctcttttccttttatatggtTTTTTAGTTTAGATTTGGTCTAAAAATCTGGTTGTGGTGTTGAATAAGCTTTCGGGTGAAGGCTGAAGGAGGAGCTGTATCTCTGTGACTCAAGTGCCGTGGTCAAGCCCTAGGTTTCATCCCTTTCCGGATGTTTATGGTGACCTGTGGCAGAGAGGACTCGGTGGTCGGATTGGCATCTGGTCTTTTGGGGTGAGTGGCAGAGCGGTGGCTCTGGTCTTTTGGGGTGGTCTTTCACGGACGTGCAACCCATTGTGGGGGTGGTTAGATGGTTAGCAGTTGCTCTGTTTTTTGGCTTAAAACGGGGGTGGTGTGGGTTGGGTTTGTATCACTGAGGGCTGCTCCCGTGGTGGTCACCCGCTGGAGTGATTTTGGTGCTGTAGGATCGAGGGAGAGGTACGTGAGAGGTGCGGAAGCGAGGGCCGACCAGAGTACCGAGGTGCGACTGAGCAGAAACTCATTAGGGTGTGGCGTGGAGGATGTGGCGTGGGCTGACCTGAAAACTTCTATCATGAGAGTAGTGGTTTGTTCGGTACTTTTGGTTGGTTTCCTGCGCAAATGGTGAATCTTCAGTGATGAAGACGGGAGGCGGCAGCAGATGGAAGAGATGAACCCTAACGAGTTGGGCCCTCACGTGCAAGCCGGGCCTTTAGTTTTTTTAGACTAGTCcagtttttttgtgtttttgtattttcttttattggtttgttttagcttttataaaaaataaaaaatagactaGTGTCCCATTTCCTCTTTTAGAGGAAAATGggtgtttgtcctactcctcttttggaggaaggtaggcgatagtactcttcctccttgggaggagaaagtgtggttgtactcctcctctttgggaggatggagcttgggtgtacctctcttctttggaagaaatGTCGTTTTATCTTTACTTAGACAGAGTGCTTTCTTTTGACTACTGTCAGAAGAAgaggtgtagaagtttagacaatgtctgttacaaagaaatttgttgacggtGGAGCCCCTAACAGTTGAGTAGTTTTGGTTGATAATATGGATTGTCCtgtattgattagtcacagATGTAACTTCAATTTCAGTGAATGAAATTAAAGtctattcttaaaaaaaaaaaaagagaatggtAGATAATGTGTCAAATGACAAGTGATTAGAACACAACCAGTTGAACGAGGTTATGAAGACCATAGAGGATGCTTGAGGAGCTCATGGAATTGCTTCTCTAGCTTTTGAATTCCATTTCGGTGCTTATAGTCAAGCTGCTTGAACAGCTTGATGTATAGCATAGTTTTACTTTATGTTTATGCTTGTGTAGTTGTCTCCAACATTATGTTTTGATTACAAACTTGTTAGATAACTTTTGGACAAGTAAAATAATTATGGGAATATGTTATGCATTCCAATACATTAAgtgttgttaaaaaaaattatctaatgcAGATATTACATACTACTAGATACATATTATGTACACTGATCTTTAACTTATACACGAAGATATGTAACCTTATGTTACATAACTCGACGCTTCAAGCTCCATTAAATCCTAAACTGAATTTTGAAATGCCACATAAATTgcttacataatatataaaatttgaatatttcaaattaaatcttactaGTGAAGTAATGTGAATAACATGTTCTACACACTAAGATTAGAATAACTCGAAATTAGTATAAGAAAAAACATCCAAACTAATCTCCCTTGTTCACcaaatttcatttttgttgcaacaattTTAATTTGGGTAAATGAACATAGAACAAGTAGGTGTGATTGTTTCCTAACATAAATTTAGAACCAAAGCAAAACACTTATTACAAGGAAAATATGTGTCTACAAAGAGATACACACAAAACTACCTCACAGTGTATGGCATGGCGCGATATTTAAGACTataaaacctttttttattctaaaataaatataatctgCCATATCATGTCACGTCACTTTGTGAGGTGATTCTACCACATCATGCTCCATCACTTTGTGTGATAGTTTTTGTGAATCTATGTGGATGCAGCAGTTCCCTTATTAGAAAAGATTACACCATTGAAATTCAGTAAGAGGCTATGAGGAAACGTAATATTAACCTTTGTACATTTGAAAAGAAGAGACAGCATTTGAACGGAAGATTGATAGATTCTTTTCATGAATATGTGTAAAAAGGTGCCGCTAATTAACATCAAGCATCAACACagataataaaagaaaaggccTAGACTGAAACAAATTCAGAAATGCCAAATTCATGAAAGCTGATCTGCAAaagcaattatatataaaaatatgttggaAGTGCATATGGCACTTCAATTTACAGTAGTATTGTCAGCACAACATATATCTAgtaaccaaaaccatatatTCAATAGAGCTTTTAGTAGAGCTGCAAAAGACATGTCTGCGCCTCTTCCTATTTTACAAGCCGCAAAAATGACAGCaagcttttatttttctacGTGTGCAATATTCCACGGGAGAAAGAATCATATACTGAAAAGCTATATGAACGCTCGTTGCTATCTGTAGTTCCTAAGTGCTAATGAAGAAACCCGATTTTTCAATGGCCACGCCTTCTTAAACAAACAATTGAATGGGGATGCTTACAACAATAATTATTCACAGGTTTCTATAATCGCAACCTCCATCCACGCTCAGCAAGTGCTTCGTTCACCCGCCTTGCTGCTTCTGCAGTGTCATTAAGAGGCGGATAGCTCCAAGTCTCTGACATCTGAAAATTAGATAAGACACCAAGCTATAATCGCTTATGGGAAATAAATCCCAAAACTTCATCAACAATCACATAGACACACAAAATGTCACCAAATGAGGTCTCTATTTGATAAACATGGTGGAGTAATTACGAATGAGGGCAATAACCTCAAGAAAGTTTCCAGAAAACATCCTATCAAatatctaaagaaaaaaataaaaatatgaaacaaagtgaacaaaagaaagaagaagaaataggaGAGATAATAGCAGTCAATTTTATGGTCCGCTGGTCATTAGAAAAGCATTAAAGTGAAAATATGCTTGATAAAGTGATGACAACTTCGCCTTTTATGACCTGGATTTCTTATTTTTCGTTTTATTGATTGTTCACATTTAAACATGAGACAAACACCAACTCTTAACCAGCAGAATTAAAATGCAGATACACTAGCTATGAGTtgaatttgaaggaaaacatTGCATGACAATAGGGTGTAGGGCAAAAACAAGAGAGGAGTCGCCTCAAAACAGAAATCTGCTATCATAACTCTCCAAAATCCAGCTTATAGTATTTCAGCATTCTTAACTCTTACCCTAACCCCCAACCTCTATCAGCCAGCGTGCTTCATTTAGAATTGATTGATGATCAGCAGGGGGGAAGCATCATTTTACGATAATCTTGATCCCCACACCCATAGAGTAACAGAATCAGAAAAGATATTCACTTACATCCTCAGATCCTGTAAATGGCCGAACCACTCCTCGTTCCCTCAAAGATTTGTGAAACTCTGATAATTTCCATGTACAGCGCTCAGCTCCCATTACATATACAGGCTTCCTGCGAaacataatttatacatataaactAAAAGAGTTGCAGCTTTGAAACCAGAAAGCAGATCAAAATGTATATTTACAACAACAGATGTAAGCCTTCACAAGCATACCCAGTGCTGCAAGCCTCACTTATCAGACTGACTGAATCTGCTGTAACAACAAAAGCATCAGCCCATGCTAGATGCCCCATCTGCGGGTTTGGTTCTGAAGAAAGCCACACATAAGTCCTGGTTTAATCACTTATTCTTcataaaattgaaattcaaatcaATACTTACCCAGACCATCCCAGATGTAAACATTTGGATTATTACCAAGTTCCTTTGCTATGATGTAAGATACCTGTTGATGTGACACCAAAGAATAATAAGTGCTATGCAATATAAAACATTTGTTAGAAACTTGGTGTCTGCATGAGTACCTTTTCAGGAGTCCTATCCGAAAAAGATATTCTGACACTCCCACAGCTTGCAAGAACACTGAGCAGAAAGGTTGATAACTGCCTCGCAAGATCCGCACCGTATCGACAGTTGCCTATATAAGTAATTGAGATTAAGATACATTTTAAACATGCATCCTAAATACTACATCCACATTGAGAAATATCAACAACAAATAAGTGATAACAGAGAACATTACTCCGACTCTCAACAAGAATCAATCAATGATCAAGAGCTTAGAAAAGGAATCACAAATCATCTAACACTCATAACAGTAATAGGTACACCAGGTTAAGAACATAGGATGATTGTGGGGGATTGATGCTGCATGTGCAAGAAGAATGGGGATATGGTAGAGCATTTGTTACCTCATTGTGTAGTAGCCAAGAACTTTCGAAACGACTTCTTTGCAGGAGTAAGATTAGTATGGGTGATGCCTAGAAGAGTGGTGGATTTTCTAGCAAGTTGGAAGGGTAAACAAGGTAATCCTCAAAAGGCAGTAATATGGAAGATGGCTCCATATGTCTATTGCGGTGCATTTGCAGGAGACCAATGATAGAAGCTTTGAAGATCAAGACCAGACAATGAAGGagcttcaatttttcttttccaacaaCTTGTTCTTTTGGGCAGctgaaatagatttttttttttttttttcaagtaggCAGTTGCAATAGATTTTAATAGACTAAGGCCTCATTTGGAACTTGGACTCAACTcagttcaatctaattttaaactgagtctaacatccaaacacccaactcttaaatcactaaattcatctcaactcaaaacctctaATTTGTTCTCAAGTTGCAGAAATTCAATGATCTTTTTCCTCGCAATCATGGAGATGGGGAAAAGTAAACAGAATTACTTTGCTCATGAGAACAACAAAATGGGCCTAAAACAAAAAGACCTGAGTGCAACCACAGTGTTGAGGCGATCATATGCAGAAGCTCCGAGTACTGGTCCTGCTTCGGTGAATCAGTTTGCTAATAGGGGCAAGAAAGGAAGTAGTGAAAGGGGCCTGCAGCCTCTACAGACTGTACATGGAAATATTCCAAGTCAAAAGGGGTCCGACTTGGATGGTTTGGGTCTTCCCAATGGTATGCATTGTACATTAAAAGAGATGCAACACCAGTTTGCTGAGTTGAAGGCAATGGTTGCTATGTTATCAGCAAAAATTGAGGGGCTAGGTGAGCTAAGAGGTCGTAATGGTGCTGTTGTAAGGCCCAATAAGGGCGAGCTTGGCCTGTTAAGTGATGGGCTGAATGCAAAAAATTTggataaaggaaaaaagaaagctgGTTTTGGCCCAGTTTCAATATCTAGAACCAAGCGAGTGTGGAGGGTCAAAAGGAAAAGCGGGTCATCTACATTCAAAGAGACCTTGAACACTATGCCAAATCCATGTGAGTAACTGAATATGCAAAATCAATGCTTCCAGCTATTTGGGAATGCAACATCTCTGTTAACTGCTACCAAAAGACTAACAACAGTGATCTAACCCAACATGAAGTTGATGTTGAAATACAGTGTACATGGTAAGCATCCACTGCACAAAGAAAAAACTTCAAATACAACAAACATGAAAGAACCAAGTATAATAGAAGGTTTACGTGTAGGTCCTCCAATGTTGACCACTAGCAGGGGTTTTGGTAAAGGTGCAAACTCATCATGCCATGCGCTGGCTGCACTACGAAGAGCAGCAGAATCTATTTGATGGAGAGCTCCTATGGTGAGGACCTGAATTCAAAGTTCTTAGCATAGACTAACAGCACAGTAATGATGAGGCTAGTAGTACATCAAGGTCAATGTTTCTCAAATAAAGCAAACTTTTGCACATCGTGTATAGTTATTGATACGTACCACATGCCTATCAGGGGGTTCACGTGGAGTTATCCACCTACGAAGAAACTGAGGAATCTGCTGCTGTGCATGAGGAGTCAAAGGATAATAATCATGTTGAGGGGTAATCACTAAGTCAAACCTATTCAAATTTGACCTTGGATGTTGTATCTGCCACacaaaatccaaaataaatGGCAAAATCAGAAATCTAAATATCTCAACATTTCTTCAGGTACTCAATCAAATCCTTGCCCATAAcaattagcaaaaaaaaaacacaaatttcaATGAAACTAGCAGTGAATGTTAAGCTACacgtaaaaaatttaaaaacattagaCTACAAAGAAAATTAATTGGCTAGAAATGTTTCAAATAGTATCATGTTAATTCTTAAAACAAAGTATATTGTTAGCATGCAATCTGGAATTACTGCAGtccaaaaagtaaaaacaattttttgattggcaccagGCGTCCAAGAATAACATCCCGACTAATTAgaggggtgcacaggccctcggcaaTGGGTTTCCCGCAAGTAAACCTTGGGTAATTCAAAGGTAATCCCGACTaattagagattgtttgcaccataggggatttgaaccttaggcCTGGGGGGAGCATATCCcaaagcccaaggcctttacaacttgagccaacccctaggggttcaaAATTAAGAGCAATAGAAAGACCCTTGAAGCAAATAGAATGTGACTACAAGAAAATATGGCAGaggtaaaaaatgaaaattttcctaGGAAAACTATAGTAGGAAATGATAACTGCTCCACAAACACAAGGGGCTCGGGGGGGCATCATGGTGCCAACAAGCACTTCAAGAGTCCATGTTCCTCCACATACAAGTTAGCAAGTCTAGGGAccaaagggaaagaagtgtacCCTTTCTCAAGTAACTTAACTTCTTCCTTAATGGCAGTTAAAAGCCTTCATTACTTAATAAAATCCAAAAGATACTctcgaataaaaataaaaataaaaagtccatAAACCATCTATGTTTTATAGATTTAGTCAATAAagactcattaaaaaaataaaaaaataaaaaaaataaaaaataaaaaataaaagaaaagaaagatataGTCAATAAAGCATCTTAATGTTAAGCAACCAAGACAAAAGAAGCAATTCTTCAACAAGtgcaaaataatatgaaaatgagatgCCATAAACAAACCTGAACGAcaaaaacattttgtgatgcTAAACGTCTTATGGAACTTGCAATAGATATTGTGTCTCTGCCAGAAGCAACCACCAACAAAGGTCCATCCCTGAAGAAAATATAACCTTGAGATCAATCTCGTATGCAGCATTGAGTTACAATAGCATAAAATTTTATCCTAACCCACACCAGCAAATGCTACATTTCAGGTCTTAAAATTAGAGCTGGACTTGTTTGAtaaatttgcattttatttgaagGATAGAATCAGAcacacatgcacatatatatTTAGGTGTTTTTCTGTGCATACAGTGACACATGTTTCCTTTCAAACAAGCAATATATGTCACTCCTTTAATTCTCTTTTCATATCTGtatttgcttatatttttaAGACACGATCACGTGTGTTCAAGATATTCCAGACCTCGCAAGATAAATTCAAACTTCTATGCAGCTTATTAATC is a window from the Carya illinoinensis cultivar Pawnee chromosome 14, C.illinoinensisPawnee_v1, whole genome shotgun sequence genome containing:
- the LOC122294909 gene encoding mitochondrial fission protein ELM1; the encoded protein is MKPIRLPEPPSPTSRGVPDIFEVGFLGAFIRRAVVIGNGSPSSENQSLGLVRALGLADKHVLYRVTRPKGGINEWLHWLPVSFHKILYYLIKQIILLTSRRKKLSPLPSENGGHGLGLASVLEADVKHIVGMARDTFEKDGPLLVVASGRDTISIASSIRRLASQNVFVVQIQHPRSNLNRFDLVITPQHDYYPLTPHAQQQIPQFLRRWITPREPPDRHVVLTIGALHQIDSAALRSAASAWHDEFAPLPKPLLVVNIGGPTRNCRYGADLARQLSTFLLSVLASCGSVRISFSDRTPEKVSYIIAKELGNNPNVYIWDGLEPNPQMGHLAWADAFVVTADSVSLISEACSTGKPVYVMGAERCTWKLSEFHKSLRERGVVRPFTGSEDMSETWSYPPLNDTAEAARRVNEALAERGWRLRL